The region AGCGCGCGGTCGCCCGCGACGGCGAATGGAGTCGTCCGCACCTGCTCCGTTGGCAGGAGTTCGAGCGCCGCTGGTTCGCCGAGGACGGCGCGAAGCACCGCGCCGACATCCTCCGCCAACGATCTTCACCGTTGTCCCGCCAACGCCGCTGAGCGCCGAAAACGTTGGCAACACTGGGAAAAACGGCGATCCCCTTAGGTCGCCCTAAGTAGCTGGATCGTAACCTCAAGGCCTCCCCGTGCGCGAAATGCCAGGTTAGTCTCACGTCACTCTGAGACCTGAGACACACCGAGGTGCTTTGATGAGTAAAGCTCCGTCGACGCCGCACCGGACATTGCGGCGGCGCGTCGCGACCGCGGGGATCGCCTGCACCATGGCGGTCACGCTTGCGGCCTGCGCCACTTCGCAGCGAGGCGAGAACGCCGGCGGCGAAGGCGGCACCCTGACCTTCGGTGCTGCGGGCGCCCCGGACCTGTTCGACCCCTTCTACGCATCCGACGGCGAGACCTTCCGCGTCACCCGGCAGATCATGGAGGGCCTGGTCGGCTTCGAACCGGGCACCGCCGAGGTCGAACCGGAGCTGGCCAAGAGCTGGGAGTCCACACCGGACGGCAAGACGTGGACGTTCAAGCTCAACGAGGGCGTGAAGTTCCACGACGGCACCGACTTCAACGCCGAGGCCGTCTGCAAGAACTTCGAGCGCTGGTACCACCAGACCGGCGCGGGCCAGAACCAGGCGCTCTCGTACTACTGGATCGAGAACTTCGGTGGGTTCGCCGACGGCCAGACGCCGTCGCTGTACTCCTCCTGCGATTCGCCGGACCCGGCGACCGCGGTGATCCACCTGACGCGCGCGACGTCGAAGTTTCCGGACCTGCTCGGTCTTCCGTCGTTCAGCATGCAGTCGCCGGCCGCGATGGAGCAGTACCAGGCCAACAACGTCCAGGCCCAGGGCGACAGCTTCTCCTACCCCGAGTACGCCAAGGCGCACCCGACGGGCACCGGGCCGTTCAAGTTCAGCGGCTACGACGAGGGCAACCAGACCATCAAGCTGGCCCGCAACGACCAGTACTGGGGCGAGAAGGCCAAGATCGGCGAGCTGATCTTCCGGATCATCCCCGACGAGACCTCGCGCAAGCAGGAGCTGGAAGCCGGCAGCATCGACGGCTACGACTTCCCCAACGCCGCCGACCTGCAGGCGCTGCGCGACGCCGGGCACAACGTGCTGGTGCGCGACCCGTTCAACATCATGTACCTGGGCTTCACCCAGAAGAACAACCCGGCGCTGAACGACCTGCGGGTGCGCCAGGCCATCGCCTACGCGCTGGACCGCGACAACCTGGTCAAGGCCAACATGCCCGAGGGCGCCGAGGTGGCCACCCAGTTCTACCCGGACACCGTCGAGGGATACGCCCCGGACGTGCAGAAGTACCCGCACGACCCGGAGAAGGCCAAGCAGCTGCTCGCCGAGGCAGGGCAGCAGAACCTGACGGTCAACTTCTACTGGCCGACCGAGGTCACCCGGCCCTACATGCCGGACCCCCAGGGCATCTACAACGCGCTGGCCGAGGACCTGCGCGCCGTGGGCATCACGGTGAACCCGGTCAGCAAGCCGTGGAACGGCGGCTACATCGACGACGTCGACAACGCCCGCGCCGACATCTTCCTGCTCGGCTGGACCGGCGACTACAACACGCCGGACAACTACATCGGCACGTTCTTCGGCACGCCGACGAACCGCTTCTACACCGCGGGCGCACCGTGGGGCGAGCAGCTCGCCGCCGAGCTGCGCGCCGCCGACAGCGAGCCCGACGAGGGCAAGCGGCAGGCGATGTACCAGCAGATCAACCGCAAGCTGCTGGCCGAGTACCTGCCCGCGGTCCCGCTGTCGCACTCGCCGCCCGCGCTCGTGCTCAACGAGCGGGTGAAGGGCCTGGTCCCCTCGCCGCTGACGGACGAAGAGTTCGCGACGGTGAGCCTCTCCGAGTGACGTGACGGCGTTGCGCCGACCCGGCTCCGGTCGTGGCGCTGCCGGTTGTGACCGGCAGCGCCACCGGCCTGGACGGGGGCGCGGCGCGCACGTCGCGCACGGACCGACCTTGGGGGACTAGTGCTCCGCTATACGGTTCGACGGCTGGCGCAGCTCGTGCTGGTCGTCGCTGTGCTGTCCGTCCTGCTGTTCGCCTGGCTGCGGGCGCTGCCCGGCGGCCCGGTGTCGGCGCTGCTGGGCGACCGGGCGACGCCCGAGTCCCGCGCGAAGCTCGAGGCGCAGCTCGGCCTGGACCAGCCCATCTTCGTGCAGTACTGGAAGTTCCTGGAGCGCGCCGTCACCGGCGACTTCGGCACCTCCACCGGTGTCCAGCGCGGTGCGCCCGCGCTGGAGGTCTTCCTGGTGCGCTTCCCGGCGACGCTGGAGCTGTCGATCCTGGCGCTGCTGCTGGCGGTCGCGGTCGGCATCCCGCTCGGCTACCTGGCGGCCCGGCGCCGGGGGAGCTGGCTGGACAACCTGAGCATCACGTGGTCGCTGGTGGGCGTCGCGGTTCCGGTGTTCTTCCTGGCGTTCCTGCTGAAGTTCGTCTTCGCCGTCGAGCTCGGCATGCTGCCCGCCTCGGGCCGCCAGGACACCGGGATGGACGCGACGCGGGTGACCGGCTTCTACATCCTCGACGGGTTGCTGACCCGGGAGTGGGACGCGGCGTGGAACGCCTTCGTGCACCTGGTCCTGCCCGCGATCGCGCTGTCGACCATCCCGTTCGCGGTGATCTTCCGGATCACCAGGGCCGCGGTGCTCGACGTGATGGACGACGACTACGTGCGCACGGCGCGGGCGAAGGGCCTGAGCGCGATGGTGATCAGGACCAGGCACATCCTGCACAACGCGATGCTGCCGGTGGTCACCACGGTCGGCCTGCAGACCGGCGCGCTGCTGGCGGGCGCGGTGCTGACCGAGCGGGTGTTCAACATCCCCGGCATCGGGCAGGCGGTCGCGGTCGGCTTCCAGCGCAAGGACTTCCCCGTGCTGCAGGTCGTGATCCTGTCCGCGGCGATGGTGTACGTGCTGGTCAACCTGATCGTCGACCTCTCGTACGCGATGATCGACCCGCGGCTGCGGACGCGGTGAGGGGGCGGACGTGGTGCTGAACACGCGCAAGGCGCGAATCGACGAGCTCGCCGAGAGCACGGCCGACTCCGGGGTGAGCCTCGCCGCGTCGGCGTGGCGGCGGCTGCGGCGCAGCCCGGTCTTCCTGGTCGGCGCGGCGATCATCGGCATCTTCGTGGTGCTGGCCGTCACCGCGCCCTGGCTGGCGCCGCACGACCCGGCGCTGCGGGTCCTGGAGCACCAGGTCTCCCGCGCGACCAACACGATCCCGCCGCCGCAGGACGGGTTCCCGCTCGGCGGCGACCAGTACGGCCGCGACCTGTTCTCCCGGCTGCTGCTCGGTTCGCAGCAGACGCTGCTGGTCGCGGTGCTGGCCACGGTGATCGGCCTCGGCGGCGGTCTGGTCCTCGGTGTCACGGCGGGCGCGTTCGGCGGCTGGGTCGACTCGGTGGTCATGCGGATCGTCGACGTGATGCTTTCGGTGCCGTCGCTGCTGCTGGCCGTCTCGATCGGGGCGCTGTTCGCCAGCCAGACGCAGTTCACCGTGATCCTGGCGGTGGCCATCGTGCAGGTGCCGATCTTCGGACGCCTGCTGCGCGGCACGATGCTGGCGCAGCGCGCGAGCGACCACGTGCTGGCGGCTCGGGCGCTGGGCGTGCGGGAGACCGCGATCGTGTTCCGGCACATGCTGCCCAACGCGCTCGGCCCGGTCGTCGTGCAGGCCACGCTGGTGCTGGCGGTCGCGATCATCGACGCCGCCGCGCTGTCGTTCCTCGGACTCGGTGCCGCCGACGACTCGATCCCGGAGTGGGGCCAGATGCTCGGCGGCGCGCAGACCGTCATCGACTCGCACCCGCAGCTCGCGTTCTGGCCCGCGGGCTGCATCATCCTGGTCGCGCTGGGCTTCACCCTGGTCGGTGAGTCGCTGCGGGACGCGCTGGACCCGAAGAGACGACGCTGAGGACCTCGAGGACGAACATGGCGCTGCTGGAAGTCCGCGACCTCTCGGTGGTCTTCGCCCGCAAGGGCGAGCCGCCGGTGACCGCCGTGGACGGGATCTCCTTCGACGTCGAACCCGGGCGCACCGTCGGCCTGGTCGGCGAGTCCGGGTGCGGCAAGTCGGTCACCTCGCTCGCGATCATGGGACTGCTCCCGCCGCGCGGCGCGGAGGTCTCGGGCTCGATCACCTTCGACGGCACCGAGCTGCTCGGCCTGTCCCGCCAGGAGCTGGACAAGCGGCGCGGCCGGGACCTGAGCATGGTGTTCCAGGACCCGCTGACCTCGCTGAACCCGGTGGTCTCCATCGGCGTGCAGGTGGCCGAGGTCATCGAGCGGCATCGCGGTCTGCCCCGCAAGAAGGCCATGCCGGAGGCCGAGGAGCTGCTGGCCAAGGTCGGCATCCCGGACCCGCGCCGGAGGCTGCGGGAGTACCCGCACCAGCTCTCCGGCGGCATGCGGCAGCGGGCGCTGATCGCGATGGCGCTGGCGTGCCGGCCGCGGCTGCTGATCGCCGACGAGCCGACGACCGCCCTGGACGTCACCATCCAGGCGCAGATCCTGAACCTGCTGACCAAGCTGGTCGCCGAGACCGACACCGCGCTGATCATGATCACCCACGACCTGGGCGTGGTCGCCGGGCTCTGCGACGAGGTGAACGTGCTCTACGCGGGCCGGGTCGTGGAGCGTGCGGCCCGCCACGAGCTGTTCGCCCGGCCCCGGCACCCGTACACGGCGGGCCTGCTGTCGTCGATCCCCCGGCTCGACGCGACCAGGGGGCAGAAGCTCACCCCGATCAGGGGCTCGATCAGCGACAACATCCCGTGGGACGCGGGTTGCGCGTTCTGCCCCCGCTGCCCGAACGCGCTGGAGGTCTGCCAGCAGCAGACCCCGGAGGTCAGTGTGGACGTGGGGGCGCGCTTGCTGCGCTGCCACAACCCGGTGCGGGAATCGTCTTCCATGGAGGTCTCGTGAGCAACGCTTGTTCTACTGCTCGCGGGGCCGACCGGGTGCGGGTGTCCCGCAAGACGCAGGAGGTCTCGTGAGGGGCTTTTCCGCGAGCACGGCGACCACGACGACCTCGGGGGAGAGGGCATGACCGAGCAGCTCCTGGTGGAGGTCGACGACCTCGCGGTGCACTTCCCGATCAAGCGCGGGGTGGTGCTCGACCGCACGGTCGGCTACGTCTACGCCGTCGACGGGGTGTCGCTGCGCGTCCGCAAGGGCGAGACATACGGCCTGGTCGGCGAGTCGGGCTGCGGCAAGTCGACGCTCGGGCGCGCGCTGCTGCGCCTGGAGAAGCCGACCGGCGGCCGGGTGGTCTTCGACGGCACCGACCTGTCGGCGATGAAGGGCGAACGGCTGCGCCGTATGCGCCGTCGCATGCAGATGGTGTTCCAGGACCCGCTCGCCTCGCTCGACCCGCGGCAGTCGGTGGAGTCGCTGCTGGTCGAGGGGATACGCGCGCACGGTCTGGACAAGGGCCGCGAGTCCACGGCGAAGCGCCTGCGCGAGCTGCTCAGCGCGGTGGGGCTGCCGTCGACGTCGCTGCGCAAGTACCCGCACGAGTTCTCCGGCGGGCAGCGCCAGCGCATCGGCATCGCACGCGCGCTGGCGGTCGGCCCCGACCTGCTGGTCGCCGACGAGCCGGTGTCGGCGCTCGACGTCTCGGTGCAGGCGCAGGTGCTCAACCTGCTGGAGGACCTGCAGGACGAGTTCGGCCTGACCTACCTGGTGATCGCGCACGACCTCGCGGTCGTCCGCCACATCGCCGACCGGATCGGGGTGATGTACCTGGGCGGGATCGTGGAGGAGTCGGAGTCCGACGACCTCTACACCGAGCCCCTGCACCCCTACACGCGCGCGCTGCTGTCGGCGGTCCCGGTGCCGGACCCGGTCGTGGAGGACCAGCGGGAGCAGATCCTGCTCTCCGGTGACCTGCCCTCGCCGGCCGCGCCGCCGACGGGGTGCCGCTTCCACACCCGCTGCCCGTGGAAGCAGCAGACTCGCTGCGACACCGAACGCCCGGTGCTGCGCGAGATCTCCCCCGGTCACCGGGTGGCCTGCCACTACGCCGAGGAGATCCGCAGCGGCGCTATCGCCAAGCACGACGTCGAGGCCGAGGCGGTCGCGCCGGACGACTTCGGTGGCATCGCCGTCGGCTCCACCTCGCCGGCCTCGACCACCGAGGCGCTCGGCTGAGGAGCGCCTTCTCCGATGTCGGGTGGTTGCGCCGCTCGGCGATCGGTCGACACGATGGGGTCATGGGTTTCAAGCTGCGCAAGAGCTTCCGGATCGGCCCGCTGGTGCTGCACGTCACCCAGCGCGGCCTTTCCTCGTGGGGTCTGAAGGTCGGCCGCTGGTCGTGGAACGCCAAGACCCGCAAGCACACCTTCGACACCCCTGGACCGGGCTACTGGCAGTCGAAGTAGCGGCGAGCAGGCGGTTTCGCACACCGCCCGCCGTCGTCACCTCGCCGGCGTGAGCACCGGTTCCGGTTCCGGGAGCTCGACGGGCTTGCCGCGCCGGATGCTGCCGAGCAGCACCCCGCCCACCACGACGGCGCCCGCGACCAGCTCGAACGGGTCTGGCTGCTCGTTCAGCACCAGCCATGCCGAGGTGAACCCGACGACCGGCACCAGCAGGGTGAACGGCGCGACGGAGCTGGCCGGGTTGCGACCCATGAGCGCCGTCCAGACCCCCGAGCCGATCACCGTGGCGAAGACGATGATGTAGGCGAGCCCGCACAGCGCGTAGAGGCCGGTCTGCGTGGTGAACGACGTCCAGACCGCCTGCCAGCCCACCACCGGGCCCTCGACGAACGCCGACAGCGCGAACATCGGCAGCGGCGGCACGACCGACATCCACAGCGCCAGGTGCAGCGGGTTCTGCGGGTTCGCCTTGCGGTTGCACAGGTTTCCGAACGCCCAGCCCAGCGCGCCGAGCAGGGTCAGCACGACCGGCAGCAGCGCGGCGTCCTGCGCCCGGTTCCAGCCGATCGCGACCATGCCGAGCACCGCGATCGCGATTCCCAGACCCTGCAACGCGTTCAGCCGCTCTCGCAGCAGCAGCGCGCCGAGGATCACGGTGAACGGCGCGGAAGCCTGGAGCACCAGCGACGCCAGTCCCGTCGGCATCCCGACCTCGATCGCGACGAAGAGGAACGCGAACTGCAGCGTCCCGAAGCCGAGGCCGTAGCCGACCAGCCACTGCCACCGCACCTTCGGCCGCGGCACGAACAGGATCGTGGGCAGGGCGATCAGCGCGAAGCGCAGTCCGCCGAAGAACAGCGGCGGGAAGTGCTGAAGGCCGAAGTCGATAGCGATGAAGTTGACGCCCCACAGCAGGACGACGAACAGGGCCAACAACCGGTCTCTGGCAGTCACGCACTCGATGGTGAGCGCCGCTCACTATGAAGCACAAGCGATATAATCTGCAATATCGCTGTAGTATTCCTTCATGGATGTTCGGAGGCTGAGACTGCTGCGCGAGCTCGCCGACCGGGGCACCGTCACCGCGGTCGCGAAGGCGCTGGCCTACACACCGTCGGCGGTGTCGCAGCAGCTCCGCGCGTTGCAGGCCGAGGTCGGCGTCACCCTCACCGAACCGGCCGGGCGAGGTCTCCGGCTCACCGACGCGGGCCGGGCGCTGGCGGCCCGGGCCGACGAGGTGCTCGCGGTGCTCGACCGCGCCGAGGCCGAGCTGAACACCTACCGCTCCACGCCGCGCGGGACGGTGCGCGTGGCCCTGTTCCCCTCCGGCGCGCTGCTGTTGCTGCCCGGACTGCTGCGTCGGATGTCGGCGATCCGCGAGGTCTCGCTGGAGTGCCGGGACGTCGACATGACCCCGCCGGAGGTGCAGGCGCTGGTCGCCGACTTCGACATCGTGGTGGCCCACCGCGACGACCAGGCGCAGCCGTTCGACAGCGAGCGGATGGAGATCACGCCGCTGCTGCGCGAGCCCCTCGACGTCGCCCTCCCTCGCGGCCACCCGCTCGCGAGCCGGGATCGCGTCGAGCTGACGGAGCTGGCAGGCGAGCCTTGGGTGAGCGTGGACATCGGGTTCCCGGTCGACGACGTCCTGCGCTCGCTGGCGGTGCGCACCGGCACACGACCCAAGGTCGTGCAGCGCATCAACGACTTCCGCGTGATCGAGGCGCTGGTCGCCGACGGGTTCGGCGTGGCGCTGCTGCCGAGGTACACGGTCGACGATCCGCGCCTGGTGCTGCGCCCGCTCGCGGGCGTGCGCGCGGGCCGCAACGTGGAGGCGGTCTCCCGCCGGGGCGCGTCGGAACGGCCCGCGGTCCGGGCGGTCTTCGACGCCCTGCTGGCCGAAGCGGCGAGCGTGACGGGGTAGTCGGGTGCTACGCGGTTGACGGGCCGGGCGCGTCCGATCCGGTGGCCGACCGGTCGCCGCGCGGCAGGGTGAGGGTGAAGACGGCACCGCCGTCGTTGTGCACGGTGATCCGCCCACCGTGCACGAGGGCGTTCTGCTGGGCGATTGCCATGCCCAGGCCGCTGCCGTCGGTCGCGCTGCGCGCCCGGTCGCCCCGAACGAAGCGGTCGAACAGGATCCGCGTCAACTCCTCCGGCACGCCCGGACCCGAGTCCGCGACGCGCAGGACGACCTGCCCGGGATCGGTGCCGTCGATCGCAACGGTGACCGGCTCCGCACCGTGGTGCACGGCGTTGGCCAGCAGGTTGCAGACGATCGTGTGCAGCCTGCGCGGGTCGCCGACGAGCGTGGTGTCCGCCGTGGCGTCCAGCCGCACGTCGGCATCGCACGTGACCAGCTCGATCGCCTCGCGCACCAGCTCCCGCAGGTCGACGCCCTCCGGCCGCAGCTCGGCGGCGCCGGAGTCGAAGCGGGAGATCTCCAGCAGATCGTCCACCAGCCTCGCCAGCCGGCGGGCCTGCGTGGAGACCAGCGCGACCGCCCGGGAACGCGACTCCGGGTCCGGGTGCTCCAGGCTGTCGGCCGCCGCGACCAGCGAGGCGGTCGGGGTGCGCAGGTCGTGGGCGACGTCGGCGACGAACCGCTGCTGCTGGCGGTCCTTGACCCGCAGCTCCTCGATCGAGTCGCCGAGCCGCTGCGCCATCGTGTTGAACGCGCTGGTGAGCTCGGCGATCTCGTCCTTGCCGCGAACCGGGAGCCGGGTGTCGAAAGCGCCCTCGCCGATCCGGTGCGCGGCGGCGGCGACCTTGCGGACCGGCCGCTGGACGCTCGCCGCCGCCAGCAGCGCCAGCACCACGCCGAGCGCCGAAACCCCGAGCGCCACCACCGCGAGCGCGTTGCGCAGCTGCGACAGCTCGGAGTGCAGCGGCTGCATGTCGTAGAACTCCACGAGAACCAGGTCGGGACCGACCCGCGAAGCGAAGGCCAGCAGCTGCCCACCGCCCTCGACCGGCACCGTCTCGGTGGTCGTGCCACCGGTGCGGGCCCTGGCCACCAGACCGGCGGTGCGGTTCACCCACGGCGTGGTGGTGGCGACGAACGCCGGCTCGGGGAAACCCTCGAACCGCAACGACGACGCGTCCACGTGCTCCGGCCTGAGCTGCGGACCGTAGTAGTAGTCGGGTCCTTCCAGCAGCCACACCGGTCCCGGCGCCGGCCCGTTGGCGCTGGGCATGAAGTCGACGACCGACCAGTGCAGGCCCTTGCGTCCGATCATGTAGTCGGCGACCGTCTTGATCCGGTCCTTCGGCTCGGCGGCGGTGCGGTACCTGGCCTGCGCCTGGCTGAGGTCCGACAGGAACCCGGCGCTGGCGGCCGCGTTGAACCGGTCGGTCGTGCCCGTGGCCTGCAGCCGGTACGCCGCGAACGCCATCGCGACCGTCGCCGTGGTGGTGACCACCATGAGGGCGACGACGATCCGCATCCGCAGCCCGAGGCGCGGACGCCTCACGGCCGCTCCCACCGGTAGCCGAGACCTCGCACGGTGCGCAGCAGGACGGGGTGCGCGGGGTCCTCCTCGATCTTCGCGCGGAGCCTGGCCACCGCGGCGTCGACCATGCGGGAGTCACCGACGTAGCCGTAGTCCCAGACCTGTTTGAGCAGCACCTGCCTGCTGAGCACCTGCCCGGGGTGGTCGGCGAACTCCAGCAGCAGGCGCAGTTCGGTGGCGGTGAGCTGGAGCTCCTCGCCGTTGCGGGTGACGGTCATCGCCAGCGGGTCGATCTCCAGCGAGCCGAAGCGCATGCCGGGCCGGGAACCGGCCGGGGAGGGCGCCGACCGGCGCAGCACGGCTTTCATCCTGGCGTCGAGCACGCGCGGTTCGGTGGGCTTGACCACGTAGTCGTCGGCGCCGTGCTCCAGGCCGACGACCACGTCGACCGGGTCGCCGCGGGCGGTAAGCAGGATCAGCGGCACCGTGCTCGCCGCGCGGATGCGGCGGCAGACCTCGAAACCGTCGATGCCGGGCAGCATGACGTCGAGCAGCACCACGTCGGTCGCCGCGTCGTCGGACATCAGCCCCAGCGCCTGCTCGCCGGACGCCGCGACCCGCACGTCGTGGCCGAGGCCGCCCAGCGCCAGTGCCAGGGCCTCGGCCAGCGCGTTGTCGTCCTCCACCAGCAAAACCCTCGACATGGGGTCGGACGCTAGCCCAGCCGGGTGCGGCCCAGCGGCCCCGGTCCGCACCTGTCAGCAAATCGCGACCAAGCCGCGCTCGGCTCAGCGGTCGAAGCGCCCCGCCTTGATGCCGGTGATGAAGGCCGACCACTGCGGGGCGGTGGTGGTGAAGTACCCGGCGGCCCGGTCCTTGGTGTCGCGGACGGCGGCGCCGTCAGCCGCCCGGCCGACCTCGACGCACGCGGACTTCTGGCCGGATCGGCTGGACTTGCGCCACCCCGTGGGCGTGTCGATCATTCGATGTCCTCCATTTCCTCGACGCACGAGGCGATGAGTTCCGCCGAGGCGGCTGGGCTCAGTGCCGCTTCCCGGAGGGCGTCAACCGCATCGACATAATCTTTCACGTCTGCGGTGTCGTACAAGAAGGCGCTCGACCTGTAGTGCTGCAGGTTGACGATCGGCGCCGCTTTGGGGAACCGGAACAAGATGAACGCGCCCTCCAACACCAAGCTCCATCGCTGCAAGGTCGTCGGGAGGACCCGGACCGACACGTTCGGCAGCTCAGCGAACTTGAGCAAGTGCGACAACTGGTCGGCCATGACCTCATGGCCGCCGATCGGCATCCGGAGCACGTGCTCGGCGATGAAGGCTTCGAAATCAACCGGTCGTCGCCGGGTAAGCACATCCCGGCGTCCCACTCGCAGAGTCACGAACGGTTCCATCTCGGCAGCAGGAAGATCGGCCATGATCGCCCGCGCGTAGTCGCTGGTTTGCAGCAGGCCGGGCACGATCATGGGAGCGACTTCAGCGATGTGCGTTGCGGTGCGTTCGAACTCGATGAGTGTCGTCAGCTCGTTGTGCCCGCCCGCCGCCCCGGTGGAGAGCCAGTTCGGCTGCGCGGCGTCGCGGGCCATCTCGATGAGCTTCTCCCGCAGTTCCCCGCCTTCTCCGAGCGCGGTGACGATGCTCGCTACGTCTTCCGGTGTAGGGATCCGGTCGCCGGTTTCGTAGCGTGACATCGACGCATTGGAGATCGTTACCAGCCTGGCCAGTTCACGTTGGCTGATTCCGTGCGACTGCCGGAGTTCTCGCAGTTCCGCGCCGAGAGCGCGAGCTTT is a window of Saccharopolyspora erythraea NRRL 2338 DNA encoding:
- a CDS encoding response regulator transcription factor, with the protein product MSRVLLVEDDNALAEALALALGGLGHDVRVAASGEQALGLMSDDAATDVVLLDVMLPGIDGFEVCRRIRAASTVPLILLTARGDPVDVVVGLEHGADDYVVKPTEPRVLDARMKAVLRRSAPSPAGSRPGMRFGSLEIDPLAMTVTRNGEELQLTATELRLLLEFADHPGQVLSRQVLLKQVWDYGYVGDSRMVDAAVARLRAKIEEDPAHPVLLRTVRGLGYRWERP
- a CDS encoding ABC transporter ATP-binding protein, whose amino-acid sequence is MALLEVRDLSVVFARKGEPPVTAVDGISFDVEPGRTVGLVGESGCGKSVTSLAIMGLLPPRGAEVSGSITFDGTELLGLSRQELDKRRGRDLSMVFQDPLTSLNPVVSIGVQVAEVIERHRGLPRKKAMPEAEELLAKVGIPDPRRRLREYPHQLSGGMRQRALIAMALACRPRLLIADEPTTALDVTIQAQILNLLTKLVAETDTALIMITHDLGVVAGLCDEVNVLYAGRVVERAARHELFARPRHPYTAGLLSSIPRLDATRGQKLTPIRGSISDNIPWDAGCAFCPRCPNALEVCQQQTPEVSVDVGARLLRCHNPVRESSSMEVS
- a CDS encoding HAMP domain-containing sensor histidine kinase, encoding MRRPRLGLRMRIVVALMVVTTTATVAMAFAAYRLQATGTTDRFNAAASAGFLSDLSQAQARYRTAAEPKDRIKTVADYMIGRKGLHWSVVDFMPSANGPAPGPVWLLEGPDYYYGPQLRPEHVDASSLRFEGFPEPAFVATTTPWVNRTAGLVARARTGGTTTETVPVEGGGQLLAFASRVGPDLVLVEFYDMQPLHSELSQLRNALAVVALGVSALGVVLALLAAASVQRPVRKVAAAAHRIGEGAFDTRLPVRGKDEIAELTSAFNTMAQRLGDSIEELRVKDRQQQRFVADVAHDLRTPTASLVAAADSLEHPDPESRSRAVALVSTQARRLARLVDDLLEISRFDSGAAELRPEGVDLRELVREAIELVTCDADVRLDATADTTLVGDPRRLHTIVCNLLANAVHHGAEPVTVAIDGTDPGQVVLRVADSGPGVPEELTRILFDRFVRGDRARSATDGSGLGMAIAQQNALVHGGRITVHNDGGAVFTLTLPRGDRSATGSDAPGPSTA
- a CDS encoding LysR family transcriptional regulator, producing the protein MDVRRLRLLRELADRGTVTAVAKALAYTPSAVSQQLRALQAEVGVTLTEPAGRGLRLTDAGRALAARADEVLAVLDRAEAELNTYRSTPRGTVRVALFPSGALLLLPGLLRRMSAIREVSLECRDVDMTPPEVQALVADFDIVVAHRDDQAQPFDSERMEITPLLREPLDVALPRGHPLASRDRVELTELAGEPWVSVDIGFPVDDVLRSLAVRTGTRPKVVQRINDFRVIEALVADGFGVALLPRYTVDDPRLVLRPLAGVRAGRNVEAVSRRGASERPAVRAVFDALLAEAASVTG
- a CDS encoding EamA family transporter; translation: MTARDRLLALFVVLLWGVNFIAIDFGLQHFPPLFFGGLRFALIALPTILFVPRPKVRWQWLVGYGLGFGTLQFAFLFVAIEVGMPTGLASLVLQASAPFTVILGALLLRERLNALQGLGIAIAVLGMVAIGWNRAQDAALLPVVLTLLGALGWAFGNLCNRKANPQNPLHLALWMSVVPPLPMFALSAFVEGPVVGWQAVWTSFTTQTGLYALCGLAYIIVFATVIGSGVWTALMGRNPASSVAPFTLLVPVVGFTSAWLVLNEQPDPFELVAGAVVVGGVLLGSIRRGKPVELPEPEPVLTPAR
- a CDS encoding ABC transporter permease, whose product is MLRYTVRRLAQLVLVVAVLSVLLFAWLRALPGGPVSALLGDRATPESRAKLEAQLGLDQPIFVQYWKFLERAVTGDFGTSTGVQRGAPALEVFLVRFPATLELSILALLLAVAVGIPLGYLAARRRGSWLDNLSITWSLVGVAVPVFFLAFLLKFVFAVELGMLPASGRQDTGMDATRVTGFYILDGLLTREWDAAWNAFVHLVLPAIALSTIPFAVIFRITRAAVLDVMDDDYVRTARAKGLSAMVIRTRHILHNAMLPVVTTVGLQTGALLAGAVLTERVFNIPGIGQAVAVGFQRKDFPVLQVVILSAAMVYVLVNLIVDLSYAMIDPRLRTR
- a CDS encoding ABC transporter ATP-binding protein, translated to MTEQLLVEVDDLAVHFPIKRGVVLDRTVGYVYAVDGVSLRVRKGETYGLVGESGCGKSTLGRALLRLEKPTGGRVVFDGTDLSAMKGERLRRMRRRMQMVFQDPLASLDPRQSVESLLVEGIRAHGLDKGRESTAKRLRELLSAVGLPSTSLRKYPHEFSGGQRQRIGIARALAVGPDLLVADEPVSALDVSVQAQVLNLLEDLQDEFGLTYLVIAHDLAVVRHIADRIGVMYLGGIVEESESDDLYTEPLHPYTRALLSAVPVPDPVVEDQREQILLSGDLPSPAAPPTGCRFHTRCPWKQQTRCDTERPVLREISPGHRVACHYAEEIRSGAIAKHDVEAEAVAPDDFGGIAVGSTSPASTTEALG
- a CDS encoding DUF4236 domain-containing protein is translated as MGFKLRKSFRIGPLVLHVTQRGLSSWGLKVGRWSWNAKTRKHTFDTPGPGYWQSK
- a CDS encoding ABC transporter substrate-binding protein — encoded protein: MSKAPSTPHRTLRRRVATAGIACTMAVTLAACATSQRGENAGGEGGTLTFGAAGAPDLFDPFYASDGETFRVTRQIMEGLVGFEPGTAEVEPELAKSWESTPDGKTWTFKLNEGVKFHDGTDFNAEAVCKNFERWYHQTGAGQNQALSYYWIENFGGFADGQTPSLYSSCDSPDPATAVIHLTRATSKFPDLLGLPSFSMQSPAAMEQYQANNVQAQGDSFSYPEYAKAHPTGTGPFKFSGYDEGNQTIKLARNDQYWGEKAKIGELIFRIIPDETSRKQELEAGSIDGYDFPNAADLQALRDAGHNVLVRDPFNIMYLGFTQKNNPALNDLRVRQAIAYALDRDNLVKANMPEGAEVATQFYPDTVEGYAPDVQKYPHDPEKAKQLLAEAGQQNLTVNFYWPTEVTRPYMPDPQGIYNALAEDLRAVGITVNPVSKPWNGGYIDDVDNARADIFLLGWTGDYNTPDNYIGTFFGTPTNRFYTAGAPWGEQLAAELRAADSEPDEGKRQAMYQQINRKLLAEYLPAVPLSHSPPALVLNERVKGLVPSPLTDEEFATVSLSE
- a CDS encoding DUF397 domain-containing protein; amino-acid sequence: MIDTPTGWRKSSRSGQKSACVEVGRAADGAAVRDTKDRAAGYFTTTAPQWSAFITGIKAGRFDR
- a CDS encoding ABC transporter permease produces the protein MVLNTRKARIDELAESTADSGVSLAASAWRRLRRSPVFLVGAAIIGIFVVLAVTAPWLAPHDPALRVLEHQVSRATNTIPPPQDGFPLGGDQYGRDLFSRLLLGSQQTLLVAVLATVIGLGGGLVLGVTAGAFGGWVDSVVMRIVDVMLSVPSLLLAVSIGALFASQTQFTVILAVAIVQVPIFGRLLRGTMLAQRASDHVLAARALGVRETAIVFRHMLPNALGPVVVQATLVLAVAIIDAAALSFLGLGAADDSIPEWGQMLGGAQTVIDSHPQLAFWPAGCIILVALGFTLVGESLRDALDPKRRR